In a genomic window of Salegentibacter salegens:
- a CDS encoding DUF3347 domain-containing protein: MKKNLRNLMMLSLVAGTLSMTSCRDAEEKKDEPAEPMQNEMHQSEDQAKMKTYEGETLEAEFKDENTAEIYNLYVEIKDAFVNTDAEAAGDKAAELAEKAGENKEIASAAMQIAENDDVNTQRENFSTLTAAMEPVLQDALESGEIYKQYCPMAFEGKGDYWYSNSKDIFNPYYGNKMLKCGRVEATLN; encoded by the coding sequence ATGAAAAAAAACCTAAGAAACCTAATGATGCTTAGCCTGGTAGCGGGAACGCTATCTATGACCTCTTGCCGCGATGCCGAAGAAAAAAAGGATGAACCAGCAGAGCCTATGCAAAATGAAATGCACCAATCTGAAGATCAGGCTAAAATGAAAACTTATGAAGGCGAAACCTTAGAGGCCGAATTTAAAGATGAAAATACTGCTGAAATCTATAATTTATATGTAGAAATTAAAGATGCTTTTGTAAATACCGATGCCGAAGCTGCAGGTGATAAAGCAGCTGAACTCGCAGAAAAGGCAGGGGAAAATAAAGAAATAGCTTCTGCTGCAATGCAAATAGCAGAAAATGATGATGTAAACACACAGCGGGAAAACTTTTCTACACTTACTGCGGCTATGGAACCTGTTTTACAGGACGCTTTAGAGTCGGGTGAGATTTATAAGCAATATTGTCCAATGGCTTTTGAAGGAAAAGGTGATTACTGGTATTCTAACTCCAAAGATATTTTTAATCCGTATTACGGCAATAAAATGTTAAAGTGCGGTAGGGTAGAAGCTACTCTAAATTAA
- a CDS encoding DUF305 domain-containing protein — protein MNSEDKKQHKKSGSNYVRFFLMLGLSFLAMYITMYFNTYEFDHVYFSLTRFYMTCLGISAMAVIMLSLMLKMYKNKKKNIAIYLGSLVLFVSALGLVRAQRPIIGDILYMKAMIPHHSIAILTSKRADLQDPETKKLAEEIIEAQKREIAQMKKIIYRLENEEE, from the coding sequence ATGAATTCAGAAGATAAAAAACAGCACAAAAAGAGTGGCAGTAATTACGTTAGATTTTTTCTAATGCTCGGACTGTCTTTTTTGGCGATGTACATTACCATGTATTTTAATACTTATGAGTTTGATCACGTATATTTTAGTCTTACGCGATTTTACATGACTTGCCTGGGAATTTCAGCAATGGCGGTAATTATGCTTTCTCTTATGCTTAAGATGTATAAAAACAAGAAAAAGAATATTGCCATTTATTTGGGAAGTCTTGTCTTATTTGTGTCGGCATTAGGTTTGGTAAGAGCACAGCGCCCAATTATTGGTGATATTTTATATATGAAAGCGATGATTCCTCACCATTCTATCGCGATTTTAACCAGTAAAAGAGCCGATCTTCAGGATCCTGAAACCAAAAAATTGGCCGAAGAAATTATAGAAGCTCAAAAAAGGGAAATTGCTCAAATGAAAAAGATAATTTACCGATTAGAGAATGAGGAGGAGTAG
- a CDS encoding RagB/SusD family nutrient uptake outer membrane protein, with the protein MKKIKIILMVFATLFVVNGCEEEDFELTNPSGLSPETYFRTEAQVQSAVNAVYANTQTIGLYTRTLFFAMDIMSREALGNPQLEADKRVYQEWSFDASHPPIAWYWDACFRGINKANFVIDNADRINEIPSSLLSDEKKARFIGEAKYMRAFYYFLLVTRFGDVPLITTVPEDGSGFPRTPADQVYDQIIVDLNDASQTLWNKDRTENGRATQGAAFALLGKTHLYLEEYDEALAAFENIYGQYSLEEDYFANFREEEEFGPESIFEIQYDDDMGNSAVWDSNAAGEDANEVTFRGQEYGFNDWFNVYPNPVLVDEYEDGDIRRDETFYFPGDTFAGGVIEELPLERDAAWRKYQNYYKDVNEDQASGINMKVIRYADVLLMMAEAENAMVSGDKSLAIDYINEVRERAGLSPLSDGLSQNEVFDAIVHERMVELAGEQVRFPDLVRWGLAADYLSEFGFQAGKHEIWPIPNDEISANDGISAEDQNPGY; encoded by the coding sequence ATGAAAAAAATAAAAATAATATTAATGGTCTTTGCCACATTGTTCGTAGTAAACGGATGTGAGGAAGAAGATTTTGAACTAACAAACCCTAGTGGTCTTTCTCCTGAAACCTATTTTAGGACAGAAGCCCAGGTGCAATCGGCAGTGAATGCAGTATATGCCAATACACAAACTATAGGATTATACACCAGAACTTTATTCTTTGCGATGGATATTATGTCTCGCGAAGCTCTGGGGAATCCACAACTGGAAGCAGATAAAAGAGTTTATCAGGAATGGTCTTTTGATGCGAGCCACCCTCCAATCGCGTGGTATTGGGATGCCTGCTTTAGAGGAATCAACAAAGCAAATTTTGTGATTGATAATGCAGATAGAATTAATGAAATTCCATCTTCATTGTTAAGTGATGAGAAAAAAGCAAGATTTATTGGAGAAGCCAAGTATATGAGAGCTTTTTACTATTTCTTATTGGTAACCCGTTTTGGCGACGTGCCTTTAATTACAACAGTTCCTGAAGATGGATCAGGGTTCCCTAGAACTCCTGCAGACCAGGTTTACGACCAGATAATAGTTGATTTAAATGATGCCAGCCAGACTTTATGGAATAAAGATCGTACTGAAAATGGTAGAGCTACTCAAGGCGCAGCTTTTGCACTTTTAGGAAAAACACACCTTTATCTTGAAGAGTACGATGAGGCTTTAGCTGCTTTTGAGAATATTTACGGACAATATTCTCTGGAAGAAGATTATTTTGCAAACTTCAGAGAAGAAGAAGAATTTGGCCCAGAATCAATCTTTGAAATTCAGTATGATGATGATATGGGTAACTCTGCCGTATGGGACTCTAACGCAGCTGGTGAAGATGCAAATGAAGTTACCTTCCGTGGCCAGGAGTATGGTTTCAACGATTGGTTTAATGTATACCCTAATCCAGTTCTGGTTGATGAATACGAAGACGGTGATATTAGACGTGATGAAACTTTCTATTTCCCAGGTGATACTTTTGCAGGTGGTGTAATTGAAGAATTACCTCTGGAAAGAGATGCTGCCTGGAGAAAGTACCAGAATTATTACAAAGATGTGAATGAAGATCAGGCTTCCGGAATAAATATGAAAGTTATTCGATATGCCGATGTTCTTTTAATGATGGCTGAGGCTGAAAATGCAATGGTAAGTGGTGATAAATCACTGGCAATTGATTATATCAATGAAGTAAGAGAGCGCGCAGGATTAAGCCCTCTTTCTGACGGTCTTTCCCAGAACGAAGTGTTTGACGCCATAGTACATGAAAGAATGGTAGAATTAGCCGGTGAACAAGTACGTTTCCCAGATCTTGTAAGATGGGGACTTGCTGCCGATTACCTTTCTGAATTTGGTTTCCAGGCAGGAAAACACGAAATCTGGCCTATTCCTAATGATGAAATTTCTGCAAACGACGGTATAAGTGCGGAAGATCAGAATCCAGGATACTAA
- a CDS encoding glycoside hydrolase family 9 protein, whose product MKKITQESYLRKNPLIFQKLLLKGVCLSIFLLAGNLFAQTSPLTLNEEEYFEKPGVNILVFSNWYDGLFSDSKISGIEVIHHGVRTVTNGDVRLHATPEQWDAIPTFLKREVDRENNRIDTYEKYPDYDFEYMIRAERDGDEVVLSVHLENPIPEALHGKAGFNLEFIPSAYSEKTYYMDGEGGNFPLYPHSSMEKDSTGYTAPKPFAEGKTLVVAPGDPERKITIVSNEAKLMLHDGRDKAQNGWFVVRSLLPEGKTGKVLEWRLNVNSTPDWTRKPVIGHSQVGYHPNQEKVAVIELDKNDSPASQATLYKLDERGEQVEKHTAALSNWGQYTRYEYLYFDFSEVKEEGLYVISYKDETTAPFRISEGVYEKAWHPTNDVFFPVQMDHMLVNEAYRVWHGASHLDDALQAPVNHEHFDLYAQGATTDTDYKPGEHIPGLNIGGWYDAGDYDIRTQTQYYVVSNLAHAYEDFNLQRDQTLVDYDSKYVDLHTPDGKPDILQQIEHGTLGLIAQHRALGRAIPGIIVPDISQYTHLGDGLTMTDNLIYDKEMDPLETDGYRSGKFDDRWAFTSKSTPLNYGSIAALAAASRVLKGYNDKLAEECINTAINVWKEEHSKEPDLFHHGNTTGGSLEDEELKAAVELLLSTKDEMYATRIKEMWATVDKNFNLHAGRAIKILAFMDEDFKQKIRNRAQAYKDEMAEHREENPYGVPIGRRGWAGNGQIVANAINNYHLHKEFPDLIDKEEVFKGLNYLYGTHPDSDISFVSGVGTKSKKVAYGMNRADFSFIAGGVVPGVLILKPDYPENKEDWPFLWGENEYVVNVGASYIYLVNAVRDLLNE is encoded by the coding sequence ATGAAGAAAATTACACAAGAATCTTATTTAAGAAAGAACCCGCTAATCTTCCAGAAGCTCTTGTTAAAGGGAGTTTGTCTAAGCATATTTTTATTGGCAGGCAATTTATTTGCTCAAACTTCGCCATTGACGCTTAATGAAGAAGAATATTTTGAAAAGCCAGGTGTGAACATCCTGGTTTTCAGTAATTGGTATGACGGCCTATTTAGTGATTCAAAAATAAGTGGTATAGAAGTTATTCACCACGGAGTGAGAACAGTGACAAACGGAGATGTTAGGTTACACGCCACCCCGGAACAATGGGACGCGATTCCCACTTTTTTAAAAAGGGAAGTGGATAGGGAAAATAATCGCATAGATACTTATGAAAAATACCCCGACTATGATTTTGAATATATGATACGGGCTGAAAGAGATGGAGATGAAGTAGTTTTGAGTGTACACTTAGAAAATCCCATTCCCGAAGCATTACATGGAAAAGCCGGCTTTAATCTGGAATTTATACCCTCGGCCTATTCAGAAAAAACATATTATATGGACGGGGAAGGAGGAAATTTTCCGTTATATCCTCACAGTAGCATGGAAAAAGATTCTACTGGTTACACCGCACCAAAGCCTTTTGCTGAAGGAAAAACCCTGGTAGTAGCTCCGGGAGATCCTGAACGAAAAATTACCATTGTTTCAAATGAAGCCAAATTAATGCTACATGATGGAAGGGACAAAGCACAAAATGGCTGGTTTGTGGTTAGGAGTTTACTTCCTGAAGGCAAAACAGGCAAAGTTTTAGAGTGGCGATTAAACGTTAACTCTACCCCAGATTGGACACGTAAGCCGGTTATTGGTCATTCCCAGGTTGGTTATCACCCCAATCAGGAAAAAGTTGCAGTTATTGAACTGGATAAAAATGATTCTCCTGCTTCACAGGCTACGCTTTATAAGTTAGATGAAAGGGGAGAGCAGGTAGAAAAACATACAGCTGCCTTATCTAATTGGGGACAGTATACAAGGTATGAATATTTATATTTCGATTTTTCTGAAGTAAAAGAAGAAGGCTTATATGTTATCTCTTATAAAGACGAAACTACTGCTCCTTTTCGAATTAGTGAAGGTGTTTATGAAAAGGCCTGGCACCCAACAAACGATGTTTTTTTTCCAGTACAAATGGATCATATGTTAGTAAACGAAGCCTATAGGGTTTGGCACGGCGCTTCTCACCTGGATGATGCATTGCAGGCTCCCGTTAATCATGAGCATTTTGACCTCTATGCCCAGGGGGCAACAACAGATACCGATTATAAACCTGGAGAGCATATACCTGGGCTTAATATTGGAGGCTGGTATGATGCCGGCGATTATGATATAAGAACGCAAACCCAGTATTATGTGGTCTCAAATCTTGCGCATGCCTATGAAGATTTTAATCTGCAGCGTGATCAAACTTTAGTTGATTACGATTCCAAATATGTAGATCTACATACTCCTGATGGAAAGCCTGATATTCTTCAGCAAATTGAACACGGAACCTTGGGTTTAATAGCGCAGCACCGTGCTCTTGGGAGGGCGATTCCCGGAATTATTGTGCCTGATATTTCCCAGTATACCCATTTGGGAGACGGTCTAACCATGACAGATAACCTGATATATGATAAAGAAATGGATCCCCTGGAAACTGATGGATACAGAAGTGGGAAATTTGATGACAGATGGGCCTTTACAAGTAAAAGCACACCTTTAAATTATGGTTCTATAGCGGCATTAGCGGCTGCTAGCCGGGTTCTTAAAGGTTACAATGATAAACTGGCAGAAGAGTGTATAAACACCGCTATAAATGTTTGGAAAGAAGAGCATTCAAAAGAACCCGATCTTTTTCATCACGGTAATACTACCGGAGGCTCATTAGAAGACGAAGAATTGAAGGCAGCGGTAGAATTATTACTTTCTACCAAAGATGAAATGTATGCTACACGTATAAAGGAGATGTGGGCTACAGTAGATAAAAACTTTAATCTTCATGCAGGTCGTGCAATAAAGATTTTAGCATTTATGGATGAGGATTTTAAACAGAAAATTAGAAACAGGGCACAAGCCTACAAAGATGAAATGGCAGAGCACCGTGAAGAAAATCCATACGGTGTGCCAATTGGTAGAAGAGGTTGGGCTGGCAATGGTCAAATTGTGGCCAATGCAATTAATAATTACCATCTCCACAAGGAATTTCCTGATCTTATTGATAAAGAAGAAGTCTTTAAGGGGCTTAATTATCTATACGGAACTCATCCCGATTCAGATATTTCTTTTGTTTCTGGAGTAGGAACAAAATCTAAAAAAGTAGCATATGGAATGAACCGCGCAGATTTTTCGTTTATTGCCGGAGGAGTAGTACCTGGAGTTCTTATTTTAAAACCAGATTATCCTGAAAATAAAGAAGATTGGCCTTTTTTATGGGGAGAAAATGAATATGTGGTAAATGTTGGTGCATCTTATATCTATCTCGTGAATGCCGTTCGTGATCTGCTTAATGAATAA
- a CDS encoding DUF3347 domain-containing protein, with amino-acid sequence MKNTILNFGVIFLITIALTSCVDNKGKQSVNINTPEEVKKAEKETADIADQDFIDGMTGKIWHNYLEIKIALTNADAGQVQDMAQSMVASFSEERAEMKAMAQELSETEDLDKQRELFAAFTDKVGPMFEDALSGGTIYKKFCPMAFNNKGAYWYADIEEINNPYFGDEMPNCGSVKKTIKK; translated from the coding sequence ATGAAAAATACAATCTTAAATTTTGGAGTTATCTTCTTAATAACGATTGCTCTAACTTCCTGTGTTGACAACAAAGGGAAACAATCGGTTAATATAAACACTCCTGAAGAGGTTAAAAAAGCGGAGAAAGAAACCGCAGATATCGCCGATCAGGATTTTATAGATGGGATGACAGGAAAAATCTGGCATAACTACCTGGAAATCAAAATAGCCTTGACCAATGCCGATGCAGGCCAGGTACAGGATATGGCTCAAAGTATGGTTGCCTCGTTCTCGGAAGAGCGTGCAGAGATGAAAGCTATGGCCCAGGAATTGTCTGAAACCGAGGATCTGGATAAACAAAGGGAATTATTCGCAGCGTTTACAGATAAAGTGGGGCCTATGTTTGAAGATGCACTTTCCGGGGGGACTATTTATAAAAAGTTCTGCCCTATGGCTTTTAATAATAAAGGAGCATACTGGTATGCTGATATCGAAGAAATAAACAATCCATATTTCGGCGATGAGATGCCCAATTGTGGTTCTGTAAAAAAGACGATTAAAAAGTAA
- a CDS encoding thioredoxin domain-containing protein yields MKLSSIAGIFLAIFLSLSCANESKNNSSSENQLDKEPEEHEFTNMLVNETSPYLLQHAHNPVNWHPWSEETISKAKEENKLLVISIGYAACHWCHVMEEESFEDPEVAEIMNKNFISVKVDREERPDVDNLYMNAAQLMTGSGGWPLNVLALPDGKPFYAGTYYPKEDWLKILKHFVKLNKDDPSSIVEQAEKITEGIQSLEQIPIVKKETAFSLDELETAYTQLKPKIDFEKGGKVETQKFPVAGLWKFLLHYNYLTDDASALEAVNVTLENMAFGGLYDHLGGGFARYSTDEDWFVPHFEKMLYDNAQLIELYSQAWQKTRNPLYKQVVYESLDFVERELTAKNGAFFSSLDADTDGEEGKFYVWTADEIDTHLDGDSSIFKEYYNVEEDGNWEDEKNILHREKTDKAFIEEHSLSSKELKGILSDGKNKLLKERQKRTLPALDDKVLTSWNALMIKAYLNAYKAFDEKRFLDAALKNASFLNENVIAENGAVTRNYKNGETSIPGFLDDYAFVISAFIDLYQATFDEKWLFQARDLTNYTKEHFFDPSSGMFYYTHDDHSGLITRQKEILDNVIPSSNSEMAKNLLILGHYFYDSENKDLAKQMLQNVQKDLKEYPDFYANWAIVEALLVKPPFEVAIVGDDFNSVKKELNRDYLPNVLLMGGKQEGNLELLKGKFIEGQTTIYVCKDHVCKFPVTTAGEALQQINESGGFW; encoded by the coding sequence ATGAAATTGTCTTCCATTGCCGGAATATTTCTGGCTATTTTTCTCTCTCTATCTTGTGCAAATGAATCTAAAAATAACTCGTCGAGTGAAAATCAATTAGATAAAGAACCAGAAGAGCACGAGTTTACAAATATGCTTGTAAATGAAACCAGTCCTTATTTATTACAGCACGCCCATAATCCTGTAAACTGGCACCCCTGGAGCGAAGAAACAATATCTAAAGCTAAGGAAGAAAATAAATTACTGGTTATTAGTATTGGTTATGCCGCCTGTCACTGGTGCCACGTGATGGAAGAGGAAAGTTTTGAAGACCCGGAAGTAGCTGAAATTATGAACAAGAATTTTATTTCGGTAAAGGTAGACAGGGAAGAGCGTCCAGATGTAGATAATTTATATATGAATGCCGCACAGCTCATGACTGGGAGCGGAGGCTGGCCCTTAAATGTTTTGGCCCTGCCAGATGGAAAGCCTTTTTATGCAGGTACATATTATCCAAAGGAAGACTGGCTAAAGATCCTTAAGCACTTTGTAAAACTAAATAAAGACGATCCCAGCTCTATAGTAGAACAAGCCGAAAAGATAACAGAGGGGATTCAATCTTTAGAGCAAATACCAATTGTTAAAAAAGAAACAGCTTTTTCTTTAGATGAGCTTGAAACTGCTTATACTCAATTAAAACCTAAAATAGATTTTGAAAAAGGGGGTAAAGTAGAAACACAAAAATTTCCGGTGGCGGGATTATGGAAATTTTTACTTCACTATAATTATTTAACTGACGATGCCAGCGCACTGGAAGCCGTAAATGTCACCCTTGAGAATATGGCTTTTGGTGGTCTCTACGATCATCTTGGCGGAGGTTTTGCCAGGTATTCTACCGATGAAGATTGGTTTGTACCTCACTTCGAAAAAATGCTCTATGATAATGCACAACTTATAGAGCTTTATTCCCAGGCCTGGCAAAAAACCCGGAATCCGCTTTATAAACAGGTGGTTTACGAAAGTCTTGATTTTGTAGAACGGGAACTTACCGCTAAAAACGGAGCATTCTTTTCGTCACTCGATGCAGATACCGATGGGGAAGAAGGAAAGTTTTACGTTTGGACGGCCGATGAAATTGACACTCATTTAGATGGAGATTCTTCAATTTTTAAAGAGTATTACAATGTGGAAGAGGACGGCAACTGGGAAGATGAAAAAAATATTTTACACAGGGAAAAAACCGATAAAGCATTTATTGAAGAGCACTCCTTATCTAGTAAAGAATTAAAAGGAATACTTTCTGATGGTAAAAATAAATTACTGAAAGAAAGGCAAAAGAGAACTTTACCGGCTCTTGATGATAAGGTACTTACTTCGTGGAACGCTTTAATGATAAAAGCTTACCTGAATGCCTATAAGGCTTTTGATGAAAAACGATTTTTAGATGCCGCTCTTAAAAATGCCAGTTTTTTAAATGAAAATGTAATAGCAGAAAATGGTGCCGTTACCAGGAATTATAAAAATGGGGAGACCAGCATTCCTGGTTTTTTAGATGATTATGCCTTTGTGATTTCTGCCTTCATCGATCTTTATCAGGCTACATTCGATGAAAAATGGCTATTTCAGGCCAGGGATCTTACAAATTATACAAAAGAACACTTTTTTGATCCTTCTTCCGGAATGTTCTATTACACCCATGATGATCATTCCGGTCTAATTACCCGCCAGAAGGAAATTCTGGATAATGTTATTCCTTCATCTAATTCAGAAATGGCAAAAAACCTTTTAATTTTGGGACATTATTTCTACGATAGTGAAAACAAGGATCTTGCGAAACAAATGTTGCAAAATGTGCAGAAAGATTTAAAAGAATATCCAGATTTCTATGCTAACTGGGCTATAGTTGAAGCTCTCCTTGTAAAACCTCCATTTGAGGTAGCAATAGTTGGAGACGATTTTAATAGCGTGAAAAAAGAATTAAACCGTGATTATCTTCCGAATGTTCTGTTAATGGGTGGGAAGCAAGAAGGTAATTTAGAATTATTAAAAGGTAAATTCATAGAAGGTCAAACCACAATTTATGTATGTAAAGATCACGTATGTAAGTTTCCCGTGACCACAGCAGGTGAAGCTTTGCAGCAAATAAATGAATCGGGAGGTTTTTGGTAA
- a CDS encoding multicopper oxidase domain-containing protein gives MIEKKDYLFLVFVLFGLFSYAQQELEASVEGNINNLPVREYKITIDQEKVTKAEGKETMGMTINGNIPGPTLEFTEGEYAVIYVENKMDVETSIHWHGMLLPNFFDGVPYLTTPPIKPGTTFKYEFEIKQHGTYWYHSHTMLQEQSGVYGSLLINPKEKELDYDKDLVLVLSDWTNEKPKDVLRFLKRGTEWYNIKKGTATPLNQVIKRGALGAQINFWRQRMEGADIADIYYPAFLINGEEKIEYPEFKPGEKVRLRIIDGAASTSFWMTFGGNMPTLVSADGKNVVPVKKNKTFIAVAETYDFIVTIPDDGKMEFKIMAQDGSGTASAFLGTGRILPAPDVERPDKIGMMQKMAKMEMRMGAPAMQFNPSNPDPYELKEKWGMQMDGMNHANMEKDSAMSGMDHSKMEKKKDAVKMADSSQENMQKDGVKNMKEEESGGMGMFSEYNYDYLKSPIKTDYDEDIPVTDILLNLTGNMSRYVWSLNGVPLAESDKIKIEGDEVTRITFNNLTMMHHPMHLHGHFFRVINENGEYSPLKHTVNVPPMQEVTIEFYGNEYGDWFLHCHILYHLDSGMARVVSYDTKRDDRMKPYPLSNLVQETNKFYTWGMLDAASHMTELNVVSSNIRNQFTALAEYGWNQNLEAEFTYEYYLYDWVRLFGGVNVENEMENSMDELSTTAIGGIRYFTPYMFALDLRVDNKLRPQISLAREIMIFPRLVLFGEYEFQADFGWVNDLEPGKDFEDEQVWTAGLEYFLSKNFSLMGSYDNRFGAGGGLSLRF, from the coding sequence ATGATAGAGAAGAAAGATTATTTGTTTTTAGTATTCGTGCTTTTCGGCTTATTTTCCTATGCTCAACAGGAGCTGGAGGCTTCGGTTGAAGGAAATATCAACAATTTGCCGGTAAGGGAATATAAAATTACTATAGACCAGGAAAAAGTAACCAAGGCCGAGGGGAAAGAAACCATGGGAATGACCATAAATGGTAATATTCCCGGTCCCACCCTGGAATTTACCGAAGGCGAATATGCCGTAATTTACGTTGAAAATAAAATGGATGTGGAAACCTCTATCCACTGGCATGGGATGCTTTTGCCCAATTTCTTTGATGGAGTGCCTTATTTAACCACCCCGCCAATAAAACCCGGTACCACCTTTAAATATGAATTTGAAATAAAACAACACGGTACCTATTGGTATCATTCCCATACCATGTTGCAGGAACAAAGTGGGGTGTATGGTTCTTTATTGATAAATCCCAAAGAAAAGGAACTGGATTATGATAAAGATCTGGTACTGGTACTTTCAGACTGGACTAATGAAAAACCCAAGGATGTCCTTAGATTCCTGAAAAGAGGAACCGAATGGTACAATATTAAAAAAGGAACTGCTACACCTTTAAACCAGGTAATTAAGCGGGGTGCTTTAGGAGCACAAATCAATTTTTGGAGGCAACGTATGGAAGGTGCCGACATTGCTGATATTTATTATCCTGCATTCCTCATTAATGGGGAAGAAAAAATAGAATATCCGGAATTTAAACCTGGGGAAAAGGTTAGACTACGTATTATAGACGGTGCTGCCTCTACCTCTTTTTGGATGACTTTTGGGGGTAATATGCCTACGCTGGTTTCTGCCGATGGAAAAAATGTGGTGCCGGTTAAAAAGAATAAAACATTTATCGCTGTTGCTGAAACTTATGACTTTATTGTAACCATCCCTGATGATGGTAAAATGGAATTCAAAATTATGGCACAGGATGGTTCGGGTACAGCTTCTGCTTTTCTTGGAACCGGTAGAATACTTCCGGCACCCGATGTAGAACGGCCAGATAAGATAGGAATGATGCAGAAAATGGCTAAGATGGAAATGAGAATGGGCGCACCTGCAATGCAATTTAACCCCAGTAATCCAGATCCTTATGAACTTAAGGAGAAATGGGGAATGCAAATGGATGGGATGAACCATGCTAATATGGAGAAAGATTCAGCGATGTCGGGGATGGATCATTCAAAAATGGAAAAGAAGAAGGACGCCGTGAAAATGGCTGATTCTTCTCAAGAAAATATGCAAAAGGATGGGGTGAAAAATATGAAGGAGGAGGAATCTGGTGGTATGGGTATGTTTTCAGAATATAATTATGATTATTTAAAATCTCCTATAAAAACAGATTACGATGAAGATATTCCGGTTACAGATATTCTTCTGAATTTAACCGGGAACATGTCCCGCTATGTATGGAGTTTAAATGGTGTGCCTTTGGCAGAATCAGATAAAATAAAAATTGAAGGAGATGAGGTTACCCGTATCACCTTTAATAATCTCACCATGATGCACCACCCTATGCACTTGCACGGCCACTTTTTCAGGGTAATTAACGAAAATGGGGAATATTCGCCCTTAAAACATACGGTTAATGTGCCGCCCATGCAGGAAGTGACTATCGAATTTTACGGGAATGAGTATGGAGACTGGTTCCTACATTGTCACATTTTGTATCATCTGGATTCAGGTATGGCAAGAGTGGTAAGTTATGATACCAAAAGGGACGATAGAATGAAGCCCTACCCTCTAAGTAATTTAGTCCAGGAAACCAATAAATTCTATACCTGGGGAATGTTAGATGCTGCATCTCACATGACAGAGCTTAATGTAGTGAGTTCAAATATAAGAAATCAATTTACTGCTTTGGCTGAATACGGCTGGAACCAGAACCTTGAAGCCGAATTTACCTATGAATATTACCTTTATGACTGGGTTCGACTTTTTGGAGGGGTAAATGTGGAGAACGAAATGGAAAATAGCATGGATGAACTTAGTACTACGGCTATTGGAGGGATCAGGTATTTTACTCCATATATGTTTGCGTTAGACCTTCGTGTAGATAACAAGTTGAGGCCTCAAATTAGCCTTGCCAGGGAAATTATGATCTTCCCTCGGCTAGTATTATTTGGAGAATATGAATTTCAGGCAGATTTTGGCTGGGTTAACGATCTTGAACCAGGAAAGGATTTTGAAGACGAACAGGTATGGACTGCCGGACTGGAATATTTCCTTTCTAAAAACTTTTCGCTGATGGGAAGTTATGACAATCGCTTTGGTGCCGGAGGAGGTTTGTCCTTAAGATTTTAA
- a CDS encoding PepSY domain-containing protein, which translates to MVKRKTALNIRKAHRYLGIFIGIQFIMWTVSGMYFSWTDLDEIHGDHFKKEVVENPSFSNLEGPGTMFSHIPVSSLELKDIGGKAFYLVNGEILVNPETGEEKQGISREEALKIAKKHMREDLEVSGIKLLDETGDHHEYRGGALPAYVISYKNPADLKAYISVNDAAFKSVRHRDWRWFDFLWMTHTMDYEGRDDFNNLVLRIFSLMGLITVLSGFVLWYISSPSIRKIQKRFK; encoded by the coding sequence ATCGTAAAAAGGAAAACAGCCTTAAATATTAGGAAAGCCCATCGTTATCTGGGAATATTTATAGGAATTCAATTCATAATGTGGACCGTTAGTGGAATGTATTTTAGCTGGACAGACCTTGATGAGATTCATGGAGATCATTTTAAAAAAGAGGTAGTTGAAAATCCTTCGTTTTCCAATCTTGAAGGGCCGGGAACAATGTTTTCTCACATCCCGGTGAGTTCATTAGAACTTAAGGATATTGGAGGAAAAGCCTTTTATTTAGTTAACGGAGAAATTTTAGTCAATCCTGAGACGGGAGAGGAAAAGCAGGGAATTAGCCGGGAAGAAGCTCTGAAAATTGCTAAAAAGCATATGCGGGAAGATTTAGAAGTTTCAGGAATTAAATTGTTAGATGAAACCGGAGATCACCACGAATACCGAGGAGGGGCTTTACCGGCGTATGTGATTTCATATAAAAATCCTGCCGATCTTAAAGCTTATATTTCGGTAAATGACGCTGCATTTAAATCGGTTCGCCATAGAGATTGGCGCTGGTTCGACTTTCTATGGATGACCCACACGATGGATTATGAAGGCAGGGATGATTTTAATAATCTTGTACTCCGTATTTTTTCTTTAATGGGACTAATAACCGTTTTAAGTGGTTTTGTGCTCTGGTATATTTCCTCACCTTCAATAAGAAAAATTCAAAAACGATTTAAATAA